One window from the genome of Cucumis melo cultivar AY chromosome 12, USDA_Cmelo_AY_1.0, whole genome shotgun sequence encodes:
- the LOC103483452 gene encoding E3 ubiquitin-protein ligase SIS3-like isoform X5, with translation MVDYTSVFAFRLLLFIDNALSAGMGLDFGWQQRYAHFCGRVVVLSILSLLLYPFLCAWTVIGTLWFRDAKDCLPEEGQKWGFLIWLLFSYCALLCIACMSVGKWLARRQAHLFRAQQGLPVSEYGVLVDMIRVPDWAYEAAGLETRAIAQDATGYHPGLFLTSAQREAVEALIQELPKFRLKAVPTDCSECPICLEEFHVGNEVRGMPCAHNFHVECIDEWLRLNVKCPRCRSSVFPNLDLSALSNLHSDTEQTSHNAFVTTQPSSLSRSTPTHAAHTENTASLHTDTALDALENGNSSMPSASPH, from the exons ATG GTTGATTATACCTCTGTGTTTGCTTTTCGCCTTTTGTTGTTCATAGATAATGCACTTTCAGCTGGAATGGGATT AGATTTTGGATGGCAGCAGCGGTATGCTCATTTTTGTGGAAGAGTCGTGGTTCTTTCTATCCTGTCTCTATTGCTCTACCCGTTTCTATGTGCGTGGACTGTTATTGGTACCCTGTGGTTTAGAGATGCTAAAGACTGT TTACCTGAAGAGGGACAGAAATGGGGTTTCCTTATTTGGTTGCTTTTCAGCTATTGTGCCCTCCTTTGCATTGCCTGCATGTCAGTTGGAAAG TGGTTAGCGCGTAGACAAGCACACTTGTTCCGTGCCCAACAAGGCTTACCGGTATCAGAATATGGG GTACTAGTTGATATGATTAGAGTTCCTGATTGGGCGTACGAAGCTGCAGGACTAGAAACACGAGCCATTGCCCAAGATGCTACAGGGTATCATCCCGGACTGTTCTTAACCTCAGCTCAG CGGGAAGCTGTGGAAGCTCTCATCCAAGAACTTCCAAAGTTTAGGCTGAAGGCTGTCCCAACTGATTGCAGTGAATGTCCTATTTGCCTTGAAGAGTTTCATGTAGGGAATGAG GTTCGTGGTATGCCATGTGCTCACAATTTCCACGTTGAATGTATTGACGAGTGGCTTCGCCTGAATGTCAAATGTCCTCGATGCCGCTCCTCTGTCTTCCCAAATCTTGACCTCAGCGCTCTTTCTAACCTGCATTCAGACACAGAACAAACATCTCACAATGCTTTTGTAACAACCCAACCTTCAAGTCTATCGAGATCGACTCCAACCCATGCAGCTCATACCGAAAACACAGCAAGTCTCCATACTGACACTGCCTTAGATGCTTTGGAAAATGGAAATTCATCCATGCCATCTGCTTCTCCTCATTGA
- the LOC103483452 gene encoding E3 ubiquitin-protein ligase SIS3-like isoform X2: MGFSLPQYFGIFQVDYTSVFAFRLLLFIDNALSAGMGLDFGWQQRYAHFCGRVVVLSILSLLLYPFLCAWTVIGTLWFRDAKDCLPEEGQKWGFLIWLLFSYCALLCIACMSVGKWLARRQAHLFRAQQGLPVSEYGVLVDMIRVPDWAYEAAGLETRAIAQDATGYHPGLFLTSAQREAVEALIQELPKFRLKAVPTDCSECPICLEEFHVGNEVRGMPCAHNFHVECIDEWLRLNVKCPRCRSSVFPNLDLSALSNLHSDTEQTSHNAFVTTQPSSLSRSTPTHAAHTENTASLHTDTALDALENGNSSMPSASPH, encoded by the exons ATGGGGTTTTCACTTCCTCAGTATTTTGGGATTTTTCAG GTTGATTATACCTCTGTGTTTGCTTTTCGCCTTTTGTTGTTCATAGATAATGCACTTTCAGCTGGAATGGGATT AGATTTTGGATGGCAGCAGCGGTATGCTCATTTTTGTGGAAGAGTCGTGGTTCTTTCTATCCTGTCTCTATTGCTCTACCCGTTTCTATGTGCGTGGACTGTTATTGGTACCCTGTGGTTTAGAGATGCTAAAGACTGT TTACCTGAAGAGGGACAGAAATGGGGTTTCCTTATTTGGTTGCTTTTCAGCTATTGTGCCCTCCTTTGCATTGCCTGCATGTCAGTTGGAAAG TGGTTAGCGCGTAGACAAGCACACTTGTTCCGTGCCCAACAAGGCTTACCGGTATCAGAATATGGG GTACTAGTTGATATGATTAGAGTTCCTGATTGGGCGTACGAAGCTGCAGGACTAGAAACACGAGCCATTGCCCAAGATGCTACAGGGTATCATCCCGGACTGTTCTTAACCTCAGCTCAG CGGGAAGCTGTGGAAGCTCTCATCCAAGAACTTCCAAAGTTTAGGCTGAAGGCTGTCCCAACTGATTGCAGTGAATGTCCTATTTGCCTTGAAGAGTTTCATGTAGGGAATGAG GTTCGTGGTATGCCATGTGCTCACAATTTCCACGTTGAATGTATTGACGAGTGGCTTCGCCTGAATGTCAAATGTCCTCGATGCCGCTCCTCTGTCTTCCCAAATCTTGACCTCAGCGCTCTTTCTAACCTGCATTCAGACACAGAACAAACATCTCACAATGCTTTTGTAACAACCCAACCTTCAAGTCTATCGAGATCGACTCCAACCCATGCAGCTCATACCGAAAACACAGCAAGTCTCCATACTGACACTGCCTTAGATGCTTTGGAAAATGGAAATTCATCCATGCCATCTGCTTCTCCTCATTGA
- the LOC103483452 gene encoding E3 ubiquitin-protein ligase SIS3-like isoform X1, translated as MAIRGVDFKWYDGFFLSMLATSIIIVTINWRRYNTCTYPLHIWIVVDYTSVFAFRLLLFIDNALSAGMGLDFGWQQRYAHFCGRVVVLSILSLLLYPFLCAWTVIGTLWFRDAKDCLPEEGQKWGFLIWLLFSYCALLCIACMSVGKWLARRQAHLFRAQQGLPVSEYGVLVDMIRVPDWAYEAAGLETRAIAQDATGYHPGLFLTSAQREAVEALIQELPKFRLKAVPTDCSECPICLEEFHVGNEVRGMPCAHNFHVECIDEWLRLNVKCPRCRSSVFPNLDLSALSNLHSDTEQTSHNAFVTTQPSSLSRSTPTHAAHTENTASLHTDTALDALENGNSSMPSASPH; from the exons ATGGCTATTCGAGGTGTCGATTTCAAATG GTACGATGGCTTCTTCTTGTCTATGCTTGCAACTAGTAT AATAATTGTGACCATCAATTGGAGAAGGTATAATACTTGTACATATCCTTTGCACATATGGATTGTG GTTGATTATACCTCTGTGTTTGCTTTTCGCCTTTTGTTGTTCATAGATAATGCACTTTCAGCTGGAATGGGATT AGATTTTGGATGGCAGCAGCGGTATGCTCATTTTTGTGGAAGAGTCGTGGTTCTTTCTATCCTGTCTCTATTGCTCTACCCGTTTCTATGTGCGTGGACTGTTATTGGTACCCTGTGGTTTAGAGATGCTAAAGACTGT TTACCTGAAGAGGGACAGAAATGGGGTTTCCTTATTTGGTTGCTTTTCAGCTATTGTGCCCTCCTTTGCATTGCCTGCATGTCAGTTGGAAAG TGGTTAGCGCGTAGACAAGCACACTTGTTCCGTGCCCAACAAGGCTTACCGGTATCAGAATATGGG GTACTAGTTGATATGATTAGAGTTCCTGATTGGGCGTACGAAGCTGCAGGACTAGAAACACGAGCCATTGCCCAAGATGCTACAGGGTATCATCCCGGACTGTTCTTAACCTCAGCTCAG CGGGAAGCTGTGGAAGCTCTCATCCAAGAACTTCCAAAGTTTAGGCTGAAGGCTGTCCCAACTGATTGCAGTGAATGTCCTATTTGCCTTGAAGAGTTTCATGTAGGGAATGAG GTTCGTGGTATGCCATGTGCTCACAATTTCCACGTTGAATGTATTGACGAGTGGCTTCGCCTGAATGTCAAATGTCCTCGATGCCGCTCCTCTGTCTTCCCAAATCTTGACCTCAGCGCTCTTTCTAACCTGCATTCAGACACAGAACAAACATCTCACAATGCTTTTGTAACAACCCAACCTTCAAGTCTATCGAGATCGACTCCAACCCATGCAGCTCATACCGAAAACACAGCAAGTCTCCATACTGACACTGCCTTAGATGCTTTGGAAAATGGAAATTCATCCATGCCATCTGCTTCTCCTCATTGA
- the LOC103483452 gene encoding E3 ubiquitin-protein ligase SIS3-like isoform X4, protein MAIRGVDFKWYDGFFLSMLATNNALSAGMGLDFGWQQRYAHFCGRVVVLSILSLLLYPFLCAWTVIGTLWFRDAKDCLPEEGQKWGFLIWLLFSYCALLCIACMSVGKWLARRQAHLFRAQQGLPVSEYGVLVDMIRVPDWAYEAAGLETRAIAQDATGYHPGLFLTSAQREAVEALIQELPKFRLKAVPTDCSECPICLEEFHVGNEVRGMPCAHNFHVECIDEWLRLNVKCPRCRSSVFPNLDLSALSNLHSDTEQTSHNAFVTTQPSSLSRSTPTHAAHTENTASLHTDTALDALENGNSSMPSASPH, encoded by the exons ATGGCTATTCGAGGTGTCGATTTCAAATG GTACGATGGCTTCTTCTTGTCTATGCTTGCAACTA ATAATGCACTTTCAGCTGGAATGGGATT AGATTTTGGATGGCAGCAGCGGTATGCTCATTTTTGTGGAAGAGTCGTGGTTCTTTCTATCCTGTCTCTATTGCTCTACCCGTTTCTATGTGCGTGGACTGTTATTGGTACCCTGTGGTTTAGAGATGCTAAAGACTGT TTACCTGAAGAGGGACAGAAATGGGGTTTCCTTATTTGGTTGCTTTTCAGCTATTGTGCCCTCCTTTGCATTGCCTGCATGTCAGTTGGAAAG TGGTTAGCGCGTAGACAAGCACACTTGTTCCGTGCCCAACAAGGCTTACCGGTATCAGAATATGGG GTACTAGTTGATATGATTAGAGTTCCTGATTGGGCGTACGAAGCTGCAGGACTAGAAACACGAGCCATTGCCCAAGATGCTACAGGGTATCATCCCGGACTGTTCTTAACCTCAGCTCAG CGGGAAGCTGTGGAAGCTCTCATCCAAGAACTTCCAAAGTTTAGGCTGAAGGCTGTCCCAACTGATTGCAGTGAATGTCCTATTTGCCTTGAAGAGTTTCATGTAGGGAATGAG GTTCGTGGTATGCCATGTGCTCACAATTTCCACGTTGAATGTATTGACGAGTGGCTTCGCCTGAATGTCAAATGTCCTCGATGCCGCTCCTCTGTCTTCCCAAATCTTGACCTCAGCGCTCTTTCTAACCTGCATTCAGACACAGAACAAACATCTCACAATGCTTTTGTAACAACCCAACCTTCAAGTCTATCGAGATCGACTCCAACCCATGCAGCTCATACCGAAAACACAGCAAGTCTCCATACTGACACTGCCTTAGATGCTTTGGAAAATGGAAATTCATCCATGCCATCTGCTTCTCCTCATTGA
- the LOC103483452 gene encoding E3 ubiquitin-protein ligase SIS3-like isoform X3 — protein sequence MASSCLCLQLVDYTSVFAFRLLLFIDNALSAGMGLDFGWQQRYAHFCGRVVVLSILSLLLYPFLCAWTVIGTLWFRDAKDCLPEEGQKWGFLIWLLFSYCALLCIACMSVGKWLARRQAHLFRAQQGLPVSEYGVLVDMIRVPDWAYEAAGLETRAIAQDATGYHPGLFLTSAQREAVEALIQELPKFRLKAVPTDCSECPICLEEFHVGNEVRGMPCAHNFHVECIDEWLRLNVKCPRCRSSVFPNLDLSALSNLHSDTEQTSHNAFVTTQPSSLSRSTPTHAAHTENTASLHTDTALDALENGNSSMPSASPH from the exons ATGGCTTCTTCTTGTCTATGCTTGCAACTA GTTGATTATACCTCTGTGTTTGCTTTTCGCCTTTTGTTGTTCATAGATAATGCACTTTCAGCTGGAATGGGATT AGATTTTGGATGGCAGCAGCGGTATGCTCATTTTTGTGGAAGAGTCGTGGTTCTTTCTATCCTGTCTCTATTGCTCTACCCGTTTCTATGTGCGTGGACTGTTATTGGTACCCTGTGGTTTAGAGATGCTAAAGACTGT TTACCTGAAGAGGGACAGAAATGGGGTTTCCTTATTTGGTTGCTTTTCAGCTATTGTGCCCTCCTTTGCATTGCCTGCATGTCAGTTGGAAAG TGGTTAGCGCGTAGACAAGCACACTTGTTCCGTGCCCAACAAGGCTTACCGGTATCAGAATATGGG GTACTAGTTGATATGATTAGAGTTCCTGATTGGGCGTACGAAGCTGCAGGACTAGAAACACGAGCCATTGCCCAAGATGCTACAGGGTATCATCCCGGACTGTTCTTAACCTCAGCTCAG CGGGAAGCTGTGGAAGCTCTCATCCAAGAACTTCCAAAGTTTAGGCTGAAGGCTGTCCCAACTGATTGCAGTGAATGTCCTATTTGCCTTGAAGAGTTTCATGTAGGGAATGAG GTTCGTGGTATGCCATGTGCTCACAATTTCCACGTTGAATGTATTGACGAGTGGCTTCGCCTGAATGTCAAATGTCCTCGATGCCGCTCCTCTGTCTTCCCAAATCTTGACCTCAGCGCTCTTTCTAACCTGCATTCAGACACAGAACAAACATCTCACAATGCTTTTGTAACAACCCAACCTTCAAGTCTATCGAGATCGACTCCAACCCATGCAGCTCATACCGAAAACACAGCAAGTCTCCATACTGACACTGCCTTAGATGCTTTGGAAAATGGAAATTCATCCATGCCATCTGCTTCTCCTCATTGA
- the LOC103483447 gene encoding uncharacterized protein LOC103483447, whose protein sequence is MYASFSVPVAALPCPRLLQQPPLKPSECFRTSFNRRHLITTLLSVFAPSFIDFTLPCSSDLVAEARGLFQMPPVRLVNRYFLVRAGESEFDSFGIINTNPVAKTSVDSGLSEEGKKQTVKAAFKLKEMGACENGCWIWPSITQRAYQAAEIIASVNGVNRSYIVPEYSFLDARGLGAFEGKRLDSLSEVYASDTISSSIKPPPIDDGTPNESVSDVFVRVTQLMSILETQYSGDTIIIVSPDSDNLTVLQAGLIGLDLRRHHDLSFAPGEVRFIDIRSIPSYK, encoded by the exons ATGTACGCGTCGTTCTCCGTTCCGGTCGCAGCCCTTCCTTGCCCACGCTTGCTTCAGCAGCCCCCATTGAAGCCCTCCGAATGCTTTCGAACTTCTTTCAACCGCCGCCATCTGATTACCACTCTACTCTCTGTCTTTGCCCCTTCTTTTATCGATTTTACTCTGCCCTGTTCTTCTGATTTGGTTGCTGAAGCTCGTGGGTTGTTTCAAATGCCCCCTGTTCGTCTTGTCAATCG GTACTTTCTGGTGAGGGCAGGGGAGTCTGAATTTGATAGTTTTGGTATAATTAACACAAACCCAGTTGCAAAGACATCTGTTGATAGTGGATTGTCTGAGGAAGGGAAGAAGCAAACTGTTAAAGCAGCTTTTAAGTTGAAGGAAATGGGAGCTTGTGAAAATGGTTGCTGGATTTGGCCCTCTATTACACAGCGAGCTTATCAAGCAGCAGAGATTATTGCTTCAGTTAATGGTGTGAATCGAAG TTACATAGTTCCTGAATACAGTTTTCTTGATGCCCGTGGGCTTGGAGCTTTTGAAGGCAAGAGATTGGATTCTTTATCAGAA GTATATGCTTCAGATACAATCTCTTCAAGTATCAAACCTCCTCCGATAGATGATGGCACCCCGAACGAGAGCGTATCTGATGTCTTCGTTCGTGTAACACAACTGATGTCGATTCTCGAAACCCAATACTCAGGTGATACTATCATTATTGTCTCCCCAGATTCTGATAATTTGACAGTTCTTCAAGCTGGTCTAATCGGTCTCGACTTGCGAAG GCACCATGATCTTTCCTTTGCTCCTGGGGAGGTTCGCTTCATTGACATACGCAGCATCCCTTCTTATAAGTAA